In Anguilla rostrata isolate EN2019 chromosome 1, ASM1855537v3, whole genome shotgun sequence, a genomic segment contains:
- the LOC135260014 gene encoding C-C chemokine receptor type 5-like: MGSVTEAQDYTSYDNADNEYQPCNKVSVQEFGRIFLPTLYSLVFIVGLVGNGLVAYVLVVCQRKTMTMTDLCLLQLAVSDLIFIISLPFWSHYVAARNWPFGGFLCKTVTGLYLLGFYGSIFFMVLMSMDRYVVIIHAVTTARHRSMLVGMALCGVIWLISFCASVPTFLFTQVKNESDSFTCNVVFPEGSSWKQVTYFQMNLLGFLLPLCIMVFCYSRIIPTLVNLRSVQRHKAIRLILIIVILFFLFWTPYNVTIFLHALHTLGYFSECDFSQNLDFSLQWTETIAFTHCCLNPVIYALVGQRFQRMVLKLLRKWLTCIFSCNPSNSFTGDQSNRMSSFSRSSEHNTTRLM; this comes from the coding sequence GCGTTCAGGAGTTTGGGCGCATCTTCCTCCCCACCCTCTACAGTCTGGTCTTCATCGTGGGCCTCGTGGGAAACGGACTGGTGGCTTATGTGCTGGTGGTGTGCCAGAGGAAGACCATGACCATGACCGATTTGTGTCTGCTTCAGTTGGCCGTGTCTGACCTGATCTTTATCATTTCTCTGCCCTTCTGGTCCCACTATGTGGCGGCAAGAAATTGGCCCTTCGGGGGCTTCCTGTGCAAAACTGTGACTGGTCTGTACCTGCTGGGCTTCTATGGCAGCATCTTCTTCATGGTGCTGATGAGCATGGATCGCTACGTGGTCATCATCCATGCTGTCACCACTGCCAGACACAGATCCATGCTTGTGGGTATGGCCCTGTGTGGAGTGATCTGGCTCATCAGTTTCTGCGCTTCTGTCCCAACCTTCTTGTTCACACAAGTGAAAAATGAGTCTGATTCTTTCACCTGTAATGTGGTGTTTCCAGAGGGCAGCTCATGGAAGCAGGtcacatattttcaaatgaaccTATTAGGGTTTCTGCTTCCTCTCTGCATTATGGTGTTCTGTTACTCCAGAATAATCCCCACTTTAGTCAACCTCAGATCTGTCCAAAGGCACAAAGCCATCAGGCTAATTTTAATTATCGTCATTCTGTTCTTCCTCTTCTGGACTCCATACAATGTCACCATATTCCTGCATGCTCTGCATACCTTAGGCTACTTCAGTGAATGTGATTTCAGCCAGAATTTAGATTTTTCTCTGCAATGGACTGAGACCATTGCATTCACTCACTGCTGTTTGAATCCAGTAATCTATGCTTTGGTGGGCCAGAGGTTTCAGCGAATGGTCCTCAAGTTACTTAGGAAATGGCTGACATGCATTTTTTCATGTAATCCCAGCAATTCTTTTACGGGGGACCAGTCTAACAGAATGTCCTCCTTTTCCAGATCTTCAGAACATAATACTACAAGGCTTATGTGA
- the si:cabz01093077.1 gene encoding C-C chemokine receptor type 4 isoform X2: MRMNDTEDPTLDYVYNYESSPCSTDATLGSGFQTVLFLIVFLLSFIGNIVVLWVLVRVIKLKSLTDICLLNLALSDLLVALSLPLWVFHAVKPRLVGDDLCKTTAGVYQIGLYSGLLFVCLISVDRYLAIVHAVAAMRARTLQYGIVASVVIWITSICGALPGFIFTVVSKDEEEGAARCEQIYNVESAKTFKLLRNFGENAVVLFIFLPIMLFCYSRILAVLLRTRNSNKHRAMRLIFAIVGLFLVSWVPYNVVVFLINIKELGIWNTCTVDRWTGMALTITETITLAHCCVNPIIYGFVGEKFRMHLRHVLSRVPICAACCQPPGIHSKVSENDTSNMTV, translated from the exons ATGAG AATGAATGACACAGAGGATCCCACCTTGGATTACGTCTATAATTATGAATCCAGTCCCTGCAGCACAGATGCCACCCTAGGCTCGGGATTCCAAACAGTACTGTTCTTGATCGTCTTTCTCCTCAGTTTCATCGGTaacattgttgttttgtgggTCCTCGTCCGGGTCATCAAGCTGAAAAGCCTCACAGATATCTGCCTCCTGAACCTGGCCCTCTCCGACCTATTGGTGGCACTCTCACTGCCGCTGTGGGTGTTCCACGCTGTGAAGCCGAGGCTAGTGGGCGACGACCTTTGTAAAACCACTGCAGGCGTCTACCAGATAGGCCTCTACAGTGGTCTCCTGTTTGTGTGCCTCATAAGTGTCGATCGCTACCTGGCCATCGTCCACGCTGTGGCTGCAATGCGTGCCAGAACCCTTCAGTATGGGATAGTCGCAAGTGTGGTCATCTGGATCACATCCATTTGTGGCGCGCTGCCAGGCTTTATCTTTACTGTGGTTTCTAAAGACGAAGAGGAAGGTGCCGCACGCTGCGAACAGATCTACAACGTCGAATCGGCAAAGACTTTTAAACTCCTCCGTAACTTTGGGGAGAATGCAGTGGTGCTCTTTATCTTCCTCCCTATAATGCTGTTCTGCTACAGCAGAATCCTGGCTGTGCTACTGAGGACCCGGAACTCCAATAAGCACCGGGCCATGAGGCTGATCTTTGCCATCGTTGGCCTGTTTCTGGTCTCCTGGGTTCCGTACAATGTGGTGGTTTTCCTCATCAATATAAAGGAACTGGGCATTTGGAACACGTGCACGGTGGACAGATGGACGGGTATGGCCCTGACCATAACTGAGACCATCACCTTGGCACACTGCTGCGTGAACCCAATCATCTATGGTTTTGTGGGGGAGAAGTTTCGGATGCACCTGAGGCACGTACTGTCCAGAGTGCCAATCTGTGCAGCTTGCTGCCAGCCTCCAGGGATCCACAGCAAGGTGTCTGAAAACGACACGTCCAACATGACGGTGTGA
- the LOC135260006 gene encoding C-C chemokine receptor type 4-like: MGQGEPVTTNEYSDYYLQNSEFTEQCNNSSVREFGRIFLPTLYSLVFIVGLLGNGLVAYVLLAYQRKTMTMTDLCLLQLAVSDLLFIISLPFWSHYAAARNWPFGEFLCKTVTGLYLLGFYGSIFFMVLMSMDRYVVIVHAVTTARHRSMRVGMALCGVIWLISFCASLPTFLFTQVKNESDSFTCKVEFPEGSSWKQFTYFQMNLLGLLLPLCIMMYCYSRIIPTLVNLRSVQRHKAIRLILIIIILFFLFWTPYNVTIFLRALHTLGYFSECDSIRNLDFSLQCTEAIAFTHCCLNPVIYALVGQKFQRMVIKLLQKWLSLFSCNFYNSSTAELYERRGSTFSRSSEMTSARFL, encoded by the exons ATGGGACAAG GGGAGCCAGTGACGACGAACGAATACAGTGACTATTATTTACAAAATAGTGAGTTCACTGAACAGTGTAACAACTCCAGTGTTCGGGAGTTTGGCCGCATCTTCCTCCCCACCCTCTACAGTCTGGTCTTCATCGTGGGCCTCCTGGGAAACGGACTGGTGGCTTATGTGCTGTTGGCGTACCAGAGGAAGACCATGACCATGACCGATTTGTGTCTGCTTCAGTTGGCCGTGTCTGACCTGCTCTTCATCATTTCTCTGCCCTTCTGGTCCCACTATGCGGCGGCAAGAAATTGGCCCTTTGGGGAATTCCTGTGCAAAACTGTGACTGGTCTGTACCTGCTGGGCTTCTATGGCAGCATCTTCTTCATGGTGCTGATGAGCATGGATCGCTACGTGGTCATCGTCCATGCTGTCACCACTGCCAGACACAGATCCATGCGTGTGGGTATGGCCCTGTGTGGAGTGATCTGGCTCATCAGTTTCTGCGCGTCTCTCCCAACCTTCTTGTTCACACAAGTGAAAAATGAGTCTGATTCTTTCACCTGTAAGGTAGAGTTTCCAGAGGGCAGCTCATGGAAGCAGttcacatattttcaaatgaaccTGTTAGGGTTATTGCTTCCTCTCTGTATTATGATGTACTGTTACTCCAGAATAATCCCCACTTTAGTCAACCTCAGATCTGTCCAAAGGCACAAAGCCATCAGACTAATTTTAATTATCATCATTTTGTTCTTCCTCTTCTGGACTCCATACAATGTCACCATATTCCTGCGTGCTCTGCATACCTTAGGCTACTTCAGTGAATGTGATTCCATCAGGAATTTAGATTTTTCTCTGCAATGTACTGAGGCTATTGCATTCACTCACTGCTGTTTGAATCCAGTAATCTATGCTTTGGTGGGCCAGAAGTTTCAGCGAATGGTCATCAAGTTGCTTCAGAAATGGCTGTCACTTTTCTCATGTAATTTCTATAATTCTTCTACTGCAGAGTTGTATGAGAGAAGGGGTTCAACCTTCTCTAGATCTTCTGAGATGACCTCTGCTCGGTTTCTGTAA
- the si:cabz01093077.1 gene encoding C-C chemokine receptor type 4 isoform X3, translating to MNDTEDPTLDYVYNYESSPCSTDATLGSGFQTVLFLIVFLLSFIGNIVVLWVLVRVIKLKSLTDICLLNLALSDLLVALSLPLWVFHAVKPRLVGDDLCKTTAGVYQIGLYSGLLFVCLISVDRYLAIVHAVAAMRARTLQYGIVASVVIWITSICGALPGFIFTVVSKDEEEGAARCEQIYNVESAKTFKLLRNFGENAVVLFIFLPIMLFCYSRILAVLLRTRNSNKHRAMRLIFAIVGLFLVSWVPYNVVVFLINIKELGIWNTCTVDRWTGMALTITETITLAHCCVNPIIYGFVGEKFRMHLRHVLSRVPICAACCQPPGIHSKVSENDTSNMTV from the coding sequence ATGAATGACACAGAGGATCCCACCTTGGATTACGTCTATAATTATGAATCCAGTCCCTGCAGCACAGATGCCACCCTAGGCTCGGGATTCCAAACAGTACTGTTCTTGATCGTCTTTCTCCTCAGTTTCATCGGTaacattgttgttttgtgggTCCTCGTCCGGGTCATCAAGCTGAAAAGCCTCACAGATATCTGCCTCCTGAACCTGGCCCTCTCCGACCTATTGGTGGCACTCTCACTGCCGCTGTGGGTGTTCCACGCTGTGAAGCCGAGGCTAGTGGGCGACGACCTTTGTAAAACCACTGCAGGCGTCTACCAGATAGGCCTCTACAGTGGTCTCCTGTTTGTGTGCCTCATAAGTGTCGATCGCTACCTGGCCATCGTCCACGCTGTGGCTGCAATGCGTGCCAGAACCCTTCAGTATGGGATAGTCGCAAGTGTGGTCATCTGGATCACATCCATTTGTGGCGCGCTGCCAGGCTTTATCTTTACTGTGGTTTCTAAAGACGAAGAGGAAGGTGCCGCACGCTGCGAACAGATCTACAACGTCGAATCGGCAAAGACTTTTAAACTCCTCCGTAACTTTGGGGAGAATGCAGTGGTGCTCTTTATCTTCCTCCCTATAATGCTGTTCTGCTACAGCAGAATCCTGGCTGTGCTACTGAGGACCCGGAACTCCAATAAGCACCGGGCCATGAGGCTGATCTTTGCCATCGTTGGCCTGTTTCTGGTCTCCTGGGTTCCGTACAATGTGGTGGTTTTCCTCATCAATATAAAGGAACTGGGCATTTGGAACACGTGCACGGTGGACAGATGGACGGGTATGGCCCTGACCATAACTGAGACCATCACCTTGGCACACTGCTGCGTGAACCCAATCATCTATGGTTTTGTGGGGGAGAAGTTTCGGATGCACCTGAGGCACGTACTGTCCAGAGTGCCAATCTGTGCAGCTTGCTGCCAGCCTCCAGGGATCCACAGCAAGGTGTCTGAAAACGACACGTCCAACATGACGGTGTGA
- the si:cabz01093077.1 gene encoding C-C chemokine receptor type 4 isoform X1 — protein MLTNLPNIICKPFCPPLSFPLPLLTPRMNDTEDPTLDYVYNYESSPCSTDATLGSGFQTVLFLIVFLLSFIGNIVVLWVLVRVIKLKSLTDICLLNLALSDLLVALSLPLWVFHAVKPRLVGDDLCKTTAGVYQIGLYSGLLFVCLISVDRYLAIVHAVAAMRARTLQYGIVASVVIWITSICGALPGFIFTVVSKDEEEGAARCEQIYNVESAKTFKLLRNFGENAVVLFIFLPIMLFCYSRILAVLLRTRNSNKHRAMRLIFAIVGLFLVSWVPYNVVVFLINIKELGIWNTCTVDRWTGMALTITETITLAHCCVNPIIYGFVGEKFRMHLRHVLSRVPICAACCQPPGIHSKVSENDTSNMTV, from the coding sequence ATGCTGACAAATTTACCAAACATAATTTGTAAGCCgttctgtccccctctctccttcccactcCCACTCCTCACTCCCAGAATGAATGACACAGAGGATCCCACCTTGGATTACGTCTATAATTATGAATCCAGTCCCTGCAGCACAGATGCCACCCTAGGCTCGGGATTCCAAACAGTACTGTTCTTGATCGTCTTTCTCCTCAGTTTCATCGGTaacattgttgttttgtgggTCCTCGTCCGGGTCATCAAGCTGAAAAGCCTCACAGATATCTGCCTCCTGAACCTGGCCCTCTCCGACCTATTGGTGGCACTCTCACTGCCGCTGTGGGTGTTCCACGCTGTGAAGCCGAGGCTAGTGGGCGACGACCTTTGTAAAACCACTGCAGGCGTCTACCAGATAGGCCTCTACAGTGGTCTCCTGTTTGTGTGCCTCATAAGTGTCGATCGCTACCTGGCCATCGTCCACGCTGTGGCTGCAATGCGTGCCAGAACCCTTCAGTATGGGATAGTCGCAAGTGTGGTCATCTGGATCACATCCATTTGTGGCGCGCTGCCAGGCTTTATCTTTACTGTGGTTTCTAAAGACGAAGAGGAAGGTGCCGCACGCTGCGAACAGATCTACAACGTCGAATCGGCAAAGACTTTTAAACTCCTCCGTAACTTTGGGGAGAATGCAGTGGTGCTCTTTATCTTCCTCCCTATAATGCTGTTCTGCTACAGCAGAATCCTGGCTGTGCTACTGAGGACCCGGAACTCCAATAAGCACCGGGCCATGAGGCTGATCTTTGCCATCGTTGGCCTGTTTCTGGTCTCCTGGGTTCCGTACAATGTGGTGGTTTTCCTCATCAATATAAAGGAACTGGGCATTTGGAACACGTGCACGGTGGACAGATGGACGGGTATGGCCCTGACCATAACTGAGACCATCACCTTGGCACACTGCTGCGTGAACCCAATCATCTATGGTTTTGTGGGGGAGAAGTTTCGGATGCACCTGAGGCACGTACTGTCCAGAGTGCCAATCTGTGCAGCTTGCTGCCAGCCTCCAGGGATCCACAGCAAGGTGTCTGAAAACGACACGTCCAACATGACGGTGTGA